The Corythoichthys intestinalis isolate RoL2023-P3 chromosome 19, ASM3026506v1, whole genome shotgun sequence nucleotide sequence TTTTCCTCCACCACCACCTTCTGAGGCTTAAAGAGCAAAActattttcaaaatgcttgcataATGTATCAGATCATCCCTAAACTACTTGACCTCATCCCAATCTGTACTCCTCAGCATACATACACTAcgagaagaaaaaaattaaatcactgGGAAAAAAGAAGGCTAAGGTGTACAAGCTTTGGCATTGTGTGCTGAGGACCACAGGTTTGGAGTGAACTTgacgaaacacttaaaatgcCAGACTCCATCTCAATTTTTAAGGAAAACTCAAAATTCATCTGCTAGCAATGTATGTTTAATATGCTAATTCTTTGAATAACATTACTAAGGTATCTCAAATAAAAACCAATGTAACCAGAATGTTGAAATTGCCCATAGTTAATTGTATGTCAGTTTatgggtgtgtgtatgtgtattgtgtATGATGTCCAACTGGGCCCCTACTAAAAGCTCTAAATAGACAGTTTTTCTCAACATTTCAGCCAACACACATATGTGTTGGAAAAATCTTAAAGCATACCAGATACCAGCCACCAAAAATATCACCCAAAATGGACACACCCGTCAATGATGTACCTTCTCTCACTTTCAGTGACAAAAATTCCCTAAACCTGAATCACTGATTAAAACCCTACTTCTAATATGTCATTTTCAATGTAACTCAAATAGGAGATACTGACTGAATTAAAATGATAGtcattaattattttctttacatGTTTACAAAGTATTTGTAAATATGGAAACCCAGTGAtgatttcaaaaacaaaaataccagAAACTGTAAACATGATCACATTAGTTTatccaatagcgtaccgcacgaatgctatttttagaccgtgacgtcgtcaTCGTAACGTGGAAGTGgaacattatagacacgccctcacataaaaaccatgttatttctgcgtattttctccggtaatctttcaaaaaagaacatgccgagcaaacactgctgctatggaacttgtagaaatgactagaacttgtagaaatgactagACATTAAGAAtacgaaggatgttttcttcatatgtacTTCGACACCAAAAAGGCAGAGGAAAAAGtgggaagaatggatcaacttgcacggacgtccaaaagaccagtttaaggccagcaaggtgaagtatttcatatgcagtaaacattttgttgggggccatggtccttctGAGGACAAAGAaggaagccattttgatatttttttaatatatttacttatttttttttagcatggccttctgccatgctgtttgtgtctgacaatgaatgacctgaaaaaattttaaatggtatctgactgccactgttaccttttctgttgtgaaataacaactttagtaagggggaagtgtaaatatagaattaagatttgttatcaatgaaaatattaaaagtgttcgttggctgttacTGGGTAgcctttgcgatcgctacacaaatatagcaatgtaaattgcccccaaaaacggtcagagacgtaagacagccagaggatataatatataagaaagacaggatatatggtggtaaaggatagattgttgaaacaggagaatgtcattgtcagtggcgtaaggcaatgcacacaagaaaaaggtgtcgataaaaaagctaactctggatgaGGTCGGCTCGgctcggctctttttcagccctctttaactgaacatttgtatgttcttccgcatttttaccagcaaatttggcaccagggacatcattttcggacagaattggtagatttagctcatctcgttcgtacaccatttccattcatttactattggggacaaacgggaggttgacccgcctagccataattgctaacgtcatgaatattaatgcgcaaaagtgacgtgttgcttgcagcACGCCATTCCACTTAACAACCAACATTAGAAATAGAAattagaagggaaaaaaaacaatgtttcctCCTTTTGCCAACACAATAGCATTTCAATTACACATGCTTTGATTTCACACAATTTGTGAGTAAACggacatatttatgtatattcatgttcaggggtgcacataagtggtccgcatgcgcgcatgcgtactggacgtatacaaacgcgctggctctcaacggcttccatacgcttttgcgtaccgatggctgaccactgtatttgcggcggacacgagataatcacttctcaaaatgtcggaggcaggccccactgagtaattatttccgtgttcccccatccccgtcaaaggacagacagacgacagagacgtcaccggagctaccgaaaaaaggacttttgctgaaaagtggctgcaggaggtaccatagctagaagcaaatgatgctcgcacggatatgtggtacaaaatttgccgtgagaatcgctGATAacggcagcgcattttatgttgggtccaagaatttcagccatccaaactttgaaatgcacgaaaaaaacagagcatgtgacaattaagcaaactatcgatgtcaggcagcaccccactcaccctatggacaagtggcggaataaagttaatgaagagcagcaccatgcactgacaaacgtgtttttgctcgcatttcacaaagctaaacatgcacgttcaatgagctcttaggaggaggaggacatcccacttttacaaaggcttggagttaatgtgggagccgcataatgccctttattttgaattagtactgcttttatgtttatttctttacatttcacttcaaagtaatggcaaatttgttgtgccagttgatgttaatcaggcattaattgttaatataattaataaaaggtatttggctctaactaaagcttgtcattattttatcgcatcaggcgggtcggctctcaagctcaatgaggaccaagtcacatctcctggtcctcctctgagaacctgggcaaaaaaaatatgtgcacccctgttcaTGTTTTAAGACATTTGTTATTGGTCTGTCATGAAAGTTTCCCTTTGTAAAATTGGTGTCTTCATTCTTTATAGTTGAGAACGTAAATTAGCCTACATAAAAAGACTCAACTGGTTTATACTAAAGCaccaaacaaaataattacccTGGATACTTTGGGGCCCGACGATATTTGTGGCCTGGTGGGCGGGATACTCCACCCTGGGCCGAGCGATGCCCAGCTGCTCCATGACGCCGTGCAAGAGCCGCTGGATGTTGGCTTCGGACACCTGGTCGGCGCCGGGGGCAGTGCGGGCCGGAGCACTACCAAGTTGCAGACACAGGAGGAGCCCAAGTAGCGTTGACCGCACCGTCGACATCATCTCAGTCATCTGCAGGTAAGCAAAACCAACGATGAATGTAAGATGTAGAAATGAAAAAATACCTTTTTGTTCGACTCTTTGCTACAGATTTTTTGTAAGGAGGAGTTGTATTCGACTTTGATTTAACTTCATGATTATAAAAGCATAATAATCAATTTGCGTGTTATGTCTAGTCTAGTGTGTAAATAAGCCAGTAGGCCTGTAAATAACCAGCATCCTTCCTGTATATGAGAAACGCTACAATATGCAATCATATATATATTCGTGTAAAACTGAACTAAAATGTTGCAAATTACAAGCTACCGTAATTCATATGAAGACACAAATATAGGCTTTGTTTTGTTCTTACCTTGACGTGTCTAAAAGACCTGCCGAGTGAACAAGATGCCCGTCAAGGTACCACCGTATTGTAATATTAAACTTCCTGCcttcaaaacaaaatgcaatGATTGTGGCTCACACCGCAATTAACCATAGTTTTCCTAAACTAAATTCAGAACCGTAATATCCCCATTTGTTTTATGCCTGCAAAATGCACGTAATGTTGTTCATAGCATCACTCCAACGTGGTAATGTGAGCGTAAATTTTGAAAGGGCTTGACATAATTTCCGGTGGGCGCTACATTATTGCATAACAAATTGTCCAGCCTCAGTTGCTACGAGACCAGAAACCCTCTCCTCTGATTGGCTATGCCATGGTACCTATGCGTTCACAAGGAAGAGATGAGAATTAAGCGGGTGTCGAATTTCCGCTGTGACGAATTCAATGCAGTCATGTCATTTGCCTTGCAGAAGCAAATTCAACTGTTGTAATATACATAatacaatatatactgtattagtaTTATAAACAATTACCTTTCAACTCTGGATAAAGTGTCCATAATGCAGATTTGGGGATGCATTACTTGCTTCAACTATTTAAATGACATTGGCCACAAGGAGTTTTGGCATCATTTTACAAGTccaaccagggccggcccagcctatacgcagactatgcagctgcttagggcccctgaccactagggggccctcaatctggcaattgtttaatttatatactattttgtttactacagtttgctttatttgactgagttttgatacttgattacaagctaaaaaaaataaaagttccttttctttcctcttttagaaaaaggtttggcgcggtcttctgtaagtactgacaatcatttggggtgagaagtttgaagtaagcagtgcaacaaaatctgattaatatacaaaatatggacgtatgggtcggattgcatgtatgggtttcacagtacactgacgaaatggtgggccaaaaatatgggcccctttgcattattttgcttagggcccccaaatggcctgggccggccctgtgtcCAACACTATACCCTTAAAAGTAGGCATACAGAAAGAGCAGATAAATGTGGAAGAAAACCCTTTTATTTGGCATGAATGATAGACCTAAACAGTAGTTCACTACAATATAAATAGCTCTGCCACTaaattaaatacaatccaaaatgTAACCAGTCATAAATTAAAAGTGCCACTGATCAGCAGGCATGCTTTATAAAGAAATGCGTCGACTCCAGGAAGCCAGTTGCAGTTTGCCCAGACCAGTGCACACTGTTGGGGCTGCATCCCGACCTTGTACCAACGTAGGGAAATAGGCAAGATGAAGGTCCCTGAAACCACAATATAATCATACAGTATAGGGGGCTTTTGTAAATTTGATTTTAGTCGATTAAGTACCGATCTATCCTCGTAGGTGAAGACCGTTTTCCAGGTGTTAAATCTTTGTCTATGAAAAGAGTTTAAAATTCATCAAGTTCATAGTGCATACAAAATATACAACTCATTTTTCCCTAATTATACCTTCACAAGGTATACAGGCCCTATAAAAGGCGATATTCGGGAAAGCATCCAGGCCGAGACTTCTCCTGAGTGTTGGGACTCCTCGCACGTTGTACGCCTGGTTTTGCCGATGGACTGGCACTCTGACTTTTGACCACGGTACATTCTTCACAGACCAAAAAGCTATATGAATTCAAAGCAAATGGAGCAAGTAAAGCATGTATGTGATGATCATTTCGGGGTGCAGTCAGTTTTAACATACAAACCTTTTAAACAGTGTCTCTTTTGAGTTTCTTTCTTTGAATGTACATCCTTCACAAGATAACAGTTtaccagaaactccatgctatcTATGACAGCTCTTGGAATCACACCTAAAGAAAGCAAGTCATTCATACATTTTACAGGGTTAAGAGTCCGTTGAGATAATTACCAAACAATTGTGGCTTTTCGATGAAAGTGCGAAGAACAAGAATTCGCAGTTCAAAGCGTCCTTCAGACATTTCTGCCTTGTTGGGAGGAGGTAGGAGACATGGAGCAAAGATTGTAGCCAGATTGGAGCTAGTCATCAGGTTTTCCTCGcatctgaaaaatgtttttaaaaattttattaacttaatgtttaaacattaaaaggccatttttttaaattggttgCAATAGTCCCATTTATGtgctaaaaacacacacacagtatattTAACTGGGAGAGCTGGCAGTGATTATTTGATAACAGGCAACAATATCAGTATTGTTAAACAAAAGAATACAACCATGAGGCACAATTACAGTGTCCGCTAAAATTTAAAACTAATGAAGCATTCAAATGAAACGTCTTCAACAAATACTGAAAACTGTCCAGTTCCTTGTTGCCTTGACACCTGTGTTAAAACTATAAAAGTGTAAGTGTGTTTTTGCCAAACCTCTGAGTCACTTTGGAGAGGAAGTCAAACAAATAATGCAGACAAGAAGAGTTTCTGGCAGGCAGTAAGCAGGACAGAAGTTGGAGGGCCGAGGTTCTGTCCTCCAGGGAGTCCAATGTCTGGGCCTTCAGCATTGCAGCATGGATCTCTGCTGGAATTAGAGGCTCTGGCAGCTCCCTGCAGAACTGCTTGATGAGTGTAGCCACATCATAAGCAAAGGCTGTAGTTAAACTGGTCTCTCCGCGATTCATCTTAGCCTGAAATAAATCGGCAAAATACTGCACTGCTAGTCAAGTTGGCTAAAACACTAATGCAGCGATTACCAATCTGTGAGCTTTTTCTCCATGTAAACTATTTGCACAACTCAAAAGGTTGGGAAACACTGCACTAGAGGAATTTTAAACATGACGACACCTACTCTTAGGGCCTTGATGCGGGGTAGAGAGCCTGGTTTTCGGAACAGGCCTACAGTCCCAGCACGCTCCAGAAGAAATGAACAAGTGTCCACCAGAACCCTAAGACACAAAAGATTCAAAGCAAAACATACAATTTGTATTAAATAAACACTTTCTTTTGCACTTACACAGGAACCAGGCCAAATTCAGGAATGAAATTCCTTGATAAATTCTCCAGAGGAACACCAAAAACCTTTGTACCCCTGACAAAGACTTTCTCGGTTTTACTCTCAACACTTTTCACATGTATTCCATGAAGGACTTGAAGGTGAAAGCAGATCAGATCACTGTCAGTAatcttcatttttaaaatagcTTTGAGGGGTTATTTAAAATTGGTAATGTTTTACagctctcctcctcctcctcctgaaCAAGCAATGCTTTCTTAAAAACACAAGTGAAGCTAGTAGGGGCTAATTAGGATCATTTATATCATCTGCAGCATGCAGCTGTCAAGGAAGTAATGTTGCGTTTTAGTTTGCTGGGACATCAGACATGTGCTTAGGCATCATCAATAAAACTCATGTGACATAGttcattcattaatttattgaattttatttaaaaataaataatttgactaATTTGACTGTCAATAGACCCTATTGAGGTCA carries:
- the LOC130907251 gene encoding rho GTPase-activating protein 11A-like, giving the protein MKITDSDLICFHLQVLHGIHVKSVESKTEKVFVRGTKVFGVPLENLSRNFIPEFGLVPVVLVDTCSFLLERAGTVGLFRKPGSLPRIKALRAKMNRGETSLTTAFAYDVATLIKQFCRELPEPLIPAEIHAAMLKAQTLDSLEDRTSALQLLSCLLPARNSSCLHYLFDFLSKVTQRCEENLMTSSNLATIFAPCLLPPPNKAEMSEGRFELRILVLRTFIEKPQLFGVIPRAVIDSMEFLVNCYLVKDVHSKKETQKRHCLKAFWSVKNVPWSKVRVPVHRQNQAYNVRGVPTLRRSLGLDAFPNIAFYRACIPCEDKDLTPGKRSSPTRIDRDLHLAYFPTLVQGRDAAPTVCTGLGKLQLASWSRRISL